In a single window of the Synergistaceae bacterium genome:
- a CDS encoding TRAP transporter substrate-binding protein: protein MKKSVFTAIVVCVCVLFAAGAAFAAEFTMKVGHVVPESYPHHIAAVEYLKPYIEEQSDGRIEVELYPNSQLGGDRQLCEAVQIGSLEMAFPSTTILAGFIPELGLLDLPFLFSTRDDVYKVVDIDGPVGSVLAAKAREQGIHLLGYADLGFMNLSNSARPITTPEDAKGIKIRVMENPVYIDTAMALGCSPITMAFGEVYTALQQKVIDGQEHSVNVVKNMKFEEVQDYLSLTREAYSTISIIASEAFMDSLPDDLQDVVRKGVELFCKEQGRINSEQEATNLAYLKEKGMKINELTPEQRELFVEATEEVRKKHAQREGRQELYEQILTLLK from the coding sequence ATGAAAAAGTCGGTTTTCACAGCGATTGTCGTCTGCGTCTGCGTTCTGTTCGCGGCCGGGGCAGCGTTCGCCGCGGAGTTCACCATGAAGGTGGGGCACGTGGTCCCGGAGAGCTACCCTCACCACATTGCCGCGGTCGAGTACCTGAAGCCCTACATCGAAGAGCAATCCGACGGCAGGATCGAGGTGGAGCTGTACCCGAACAGCCAGCTCGGAGGCGACCGCCAGCTCTGCGAGGCCGTTCAGATCGGCTCGCTGGAGATGGCCTTCCCGTCGACCACGATACTCGCGGGGTTCATTCCGGAGCTGGGACTCCTCGACCTCCCCTTCCTGTTCTCCACCCGCGACGATGTCTACAAGGTCGTGGACATCGACGGCCCGGTGGGTTCCGTGTTGGCCGCCAAGGCCAGGGAGCAGGGGATTCACCTGCTCGGCTACGCGGACCTCGGGTTCATGAACCTGTCGAACAGCGCAAGGCCGATCACGACGCCCGAGGACGCAAAAGGCATTAAGATCCGCGTCATGGAGAACCCGGTCTACATCGACACTGCGATGGCGCTCGGGTGCAGCCCGATAACGATGGCTTTCGGCGAGGTCTACACGGCCCTTCAGCAGAAGGTCATCGACGGCCAGGAACACAGTGTCAACGTGGTCAAGAACATGAAGTTCGAGGAGGTTCAGGACTACCTCAGCCTCACAAGGGAGGCCTACTCGACCATCTCGATCATAGCAAGCGAGGCTTTCATGGACTCCCTCCCCGACGACCTTCAGGACGTGGTCAGAAAGGGAGTCGAGCTCTTCTGCAAGGAGCAGGGTCGGATAAACTCCGAGCAGGAGGCAACGAACCTGGCCTACCTCAAGGAGAAGGGCATGAAGATCAACGAACTCACACCGGAGCAGAGAGAGCTTTTCGTCGAGGCGACCGAGGAGGTCAGGAAGAAGCACGCGCAGCGAGAGGGAAGGCAGGAGCTCTACGAGCAGATCCTGACCCTTTTGAAGTAG
- a CDS encoding PAS domain S-box protein, producing MKTGEHAGSGREQLERKVRFTERLLEMLPVPVFYEDVNGRYLGCSRAFAEFMGKDEEEILGRTIFDIVDKDRAEQHFERDRKMMAEGKNSLMEERQMLHSDGTFHDTAFYKALIHEDGEVTGLIGAFFDITDRKRAEEREREYLERLRKLTYALSVTQERERRLIALEIHDSIGQNLALSKLKLRMLGDSVEGAEVKEGIDRVVNTLDETLNRIRSQLFNLGLPVLYEFGLEQAILCLKEEFFKKHGLKISFTSDPLPKELDDNLKAFIFRSAQELLMNVVKHAGTDEASVCLSEKKGRVLLDVSDNGRGFDPDLLDRACLSANSYGLFSLRTMVSLMGGVMEIRSKPNDGTWIGLSFPVEVV from the coding sequence ATGAAGACGGGAGAACACGCTGGAAGCGGGCGAGAGCAGCTCGAACGCAAGGTCAGGTTCACCGAGAGGTTGCTGGAGATGCTGCCGGTTCCGGTCTTCTACGAGGACGTGAACGGGCGCTACCTCGGTTGCAGCAGGGCCTTCGCCGAGTTCATGGGCAAGGACGAGGAGGAGATACTGGGAAGGACCATCTTCGACATCGTGGACAAGGACAGGGCGGAGCAGCACTTCGAGAGGGACAGGAAGATGATGGCGGAGGGAAAGAACAGCCTGATGGAGGAGAGGCAGATGCTTCACAGCGACGGCACCTTCCACGACACGGCCTTCTACAAGGCTCTGATACACGAGGACGGGGAGGTGACGGGGCTGATCGGCGCCTTCTTCGACATCACGGACAGGAAGAGAGCGGAGGAGAGAGAGAGGGAGTATTTGGAGCGCCTGCGCAAGCTGACCTACGCCCTGTCCGTCACCCAGGAGAGGGAGAGAAGGCTCATCGCCTTGGAGATCCACGACTCGATAGGACAAAACCTGGCCCTGTCCAAGCTGAAACTGCGCATGCTCGGAGACTCGGTGGAGGGCGCGGAGGTGAAGGAGGGGATAGACAGGGTCGTGAACACGTTGGACGAGACGTTGAACCGAATACGGTCGCAGCTGTTCAACCTGGGGCTCCCCGTGCTGTACGAGTTCGGGCTCGAGCAGGCCATCCTCTGCCTCAAAGAGGAATTCTTCAAGAAGCACGGGCTTAAGATATCTTTCACAAGCGACCCGCTTCCGAAGGAGCTGGACGACAACCTGAAAGCCTTCATTTTCCGCTCCGCCCAGGAGTTGCTGATGAACGTGGTCAAGCACGCGGGGACTGACGAGGCTAGCGTCTGCCTGTCCGAGAAGAAGGGCCGGGTGCTGCTCGACGTGTCGGACAACGGCAGGGGGTTCGACCCGGACCTTCTGGACCGGGCCTGCCTGTCGGCGAACTCATACGGACTGTTCAGCCTCAGGACGATGGTCTCCCTCATGGGAGGGGTGATGGAGATTCGATCCAAGCCGAACGACGGCACCTGGATCGGCCTCTCCTTCCCCGTGGAGGTGGTCTAA
- a CDS encoding TRAP transporter large permease: MTGTGVIILIILALIALTMTIGVPIGISVGFSTAVTMYFMSNTPLIFISQNAFTALDSFPLLALPLFILSGNLMSYGGISKRLVRLADSIVGAATGGLAMVTVMACMFFSAISGSSVATVSAIGSFMIPEMKEKKYDEGFAAALTASAGSLGVIIPPSISFVVYGVMTGVSIGEMFIAGIVPGLLLGFALMAVAYAISRKKGYASAESDLARKSFLASLKDSFWAIMVPVIILGGIYGGVFTPTEAAGVAVAYSLFVGLFVYRELTAQKLYSAFLETMLVNGAVTFMIGLSMAFARFLTIAGVPKYMTTTILGFSQSGAVTLLLINVIFLVVGCFIDNLSAAIILVPILLPIVTSFGVDPLHFGIISTVALAIGFVTPPYGPNLFVASAISGVSIERITRHIWSFCAALVIVLMLLTYIPALSTGLVQLVYN; encoded by the coding sequence ATGACCGGGACAGGCGTCATAATACTGATAATATTGGCCCTGATCGCCTTAACAATGACGATCGGCGTGCCGATCGGCATCTCGGTGGGCTTTTCCACCGCCGTGACGATGTACTTCATGAGCAACACCCCTTTGATATTCATAAGCCAAAACGCCTTCACAGCGCTCGACTCCTTCCCCCTGCTGGCCCTGCCGCTCTTCATCCTCTCGGGTAACCTGATGAGCTACGGAGGCATCTCCAAGAGACTCGTAAGGCTGGCTGACAGCATCGTCGGCGCAGCCACCGGAGGGCTCGCGATGGTGACTGTGATGGCCTGCATGTTCTTCAGCGCGATTTCCGGATCGTCGGTGGCCACTGTCTCCGCCATCGGCAGCTTCATGATCCCGGAGATGAAAGAAAAGAAGTACGACGAGGGATTCGCCGCCGCTCTCACGGCGTCGGCCGGTTCCCTGGGCGTCATCATCCCGCCCAGCATCTCCTTCGTGGTGTACGGCGTCATGACGGGCGTTTCCATAGGGGAGATGTTCATAGCGGGGATAGTCCCCGGGCTGCTGCTTGGCTTCGCTCTCATGGCGGTCGCCTACGCGATATCCAGGAAAAAGGGATACGCAAGCGCGGAGTCGGACCTGGCGAGGAAGAGCTTCCTGGCCTCGTTAAAAGACTCGTTCTGGGCGATCATGGTGCCGGTGATAATACTGGGAGGCATCTACGGAGGGGTCTTCACCCCGACCGAGGCCGCCGGGGTGGCGGTCGCCTACTCTCTCTTCGTCGGACTGTTCGTCTACAGGGAGCTAACGGCGCAGAAGCTGTACTCCGCCTTTCTGGAGACTATGCTTGTGAACGGGGCGGTCACGTTCATGATCGGGCTTTCGATGGCGTTCGCGCGCTTCTTGACCATCGCCGGGGTACCGAAGTACATGACCACCACGATACTTGGCTTCTCGCAGAGCGGGGCCGTCACGCTGCTGCTGATAAACGTGATCTTCCTGGTCGTGGGCTGTTTCATCGACAACCTGTCCGCCGCCATAATACTGGTCCCGATACTGCTTCCTATAGTGACCAGCTTCGGGGTCGACCCGCTGCACTTCGGGATAATCTCGACCGTGGCCCTAGCGATAGGATTTGTCACACCCCCTTACGGGCCGAACCTCTTCGTCGCTTCGGCCATCTCCGGCGTCTCCATCGAAAGGATAACCAGGCATATCTGGTCGTTCTGTGCGGCACTGGTGATAGTCCTTATGCTTCTCACCTACATACCCGCGCTCAGCACGGGGCTGGTGCAACTGGTGTACAACTGA
- a CDS encoding TRAP transporter small permease — protein MKSFLDRLEEHILVAGLAVLVFIVCLQVTMRYFFHTGLTWSEEVARFLFLWLVWLGAAYAAKKRAHLRIEAFTQKLSPAVRRKADFIALIIWIAFSAFLTWKGTELTMILIKRRQISPILEIRMAWAYAAVPVGAGLMFIRLLAHLKAELTGTTEVPR, from the coding sequence ATGAAGTCATTTTTGGACAGGCTGGAGGAACACATACTTGTCGCGGGGCTGGCGGTGCTGGTCTTCATCGTCTGCCTGCAGGTGACCATGAGATACTTCTTTCACACAGGGCTCACCTGGAGCGAGGAGGTCGCGCGCTTCCTCTTTCTGTGGTTGGTATGGCTGGGCGCGGCCTACGCGGCCAAGAAGCGCGCTCATCTGAGGATCGAGGCCTTCACTCAGAAGCTCTCCCCCGCCGTCCGAAGGAAAGCAGACTTCATCGCGCTGATCATCTGGATCGCCTTCAGCGCGTTTCTCACCTGGAAAGGGACGGAGTTGACCATGATCCTGATCAAGAGAAGGCAGATCTCGCCCATCCTCGAGATAAGGATGGCTTGGGCGTATGCAGCTGTGCCGGTGGGCGCGGGGCTTATGTTCATCAGGCTCCTCGCCCATCTTAAGGCCGAGTTGACAGGCACGACGGAGGTACCGAGATGA